Sequence from the Betaproteobacteria bacterium genome:
CGAAGACCTGCGGTCGCGTCAACCAGCCCCACGGCGGCAGCGCGTAGCGCAGCTCCGCCGTGCCGAGAAATCCGTCATCGCCGACGCCTTCTCCCTGCGGATACGCGCGCACCCCGTTCGGACCGCCGAGCACGAACTTCTGCGACGGGTCCAGATTCTTGCCGGCGAACTGCCCCTGGATGCCGAGGTAGAGCTGCAGCGCCTCGCCGAGGTGCTGCAGGCGCAGCGCCGAGTAGACCAGCTTGTCGAAGCTGCCCGCCGACTGGGTCGTTGCCTGGTCGATCTGATAGAAGCCCTGGTCGCGAAACTGCAGATAGCCGTTCACGTAAGCGAGCGATGCCGCGCTCACGCCGCCGCCGAGGATGCCGTCGCGCAGGTCGCCGTTCATGCCGATCGAGACGGAGCGGATCCAGCGCGGATTCGACAGCCCCGTCGCATACCGGTCGTCGAGGTCGAGATAATCGAACGAAAGCTGCGCATCGAGATTGCCGCGCGTCGACCGGATCGCCGGGTAGAGACCGAACAGGCTGTAGACGTTGGCGTTGCCGTTGGCATCGAGCGCCGAGAATCCCTGCCCCAGCGTGTAATAGGTGCGCGAGAACGCCGCGCCGAGACGCAGGCCGTTGCCCGCGACCGGCATCTGGTAGGCCGCACGGCCGTACCAGAGGTCCGTCTGCTCCGTGACGAGACCGCGCACGGAGAGCAGATCCCCGCGTCCGGCGAGATTCGCCGCGGCCACGCTGCCGCCCAGACGCAGCGCCCCGGTATAGCGATTGCCGTAGTTGTCCGCCTCGATCGCCCCGGAGAACGTGCGCACCGGCGCGACGTCGACGAGCAGGTCCGAGGTGCCGACCTCGGCGCCCGGCTTGAGCGTGGCGCTCGACGACACACCGGCGAGCTCCGAGAGCAGCAGCAGCT
This genomic interval carries:
- a CDS encoding ShlB/FhaC/HecB family hemolysin secretion/activation protein, producing the protein MPSTFRRIRPGALFLALLCSPAPAQVLPPDIGTTIREIEQRRPAVPQTREPALQVDEPARPALQAAPDVRFRVERLRITGATAFPPAELTALLGDFEGGERGLADLEQAAARITRFYREHGYLVARAYVPAQEIAGGEVEIAVLEGCFGGLEVRNTSRLSDALVRDTLSQASSGAVIRQGPLERELLLLSELAGVSSSATLKPGAEVGTSDLLVDVAPVRTFSGAIEADNYGNRYTGALRLGGSVAAANLAGRGDLLSVRGLVTEQTDLWYGRAAYQMPVAGNGLRLGAAFSRTYYTLGQGFSALDANGNANVYSLFGLYPAIRSTRGNLDAQLSFDYLDLDDRYATGLSNPRWIRSVSIGMNGDLRDGILGGGVSAASLAYVNGYLQFRDQGFYQIDQATTQSAGSFDKLVYSALRLQHLGEALQLYLGIQGQFAGKNLDPSQKFVLGGPNGVRAYPQGEGVGDDGFLGTAELRYALPPWGWLTRPQVFAFFDGGTVRINQDPFRAGLNRISQYGAGIGANLLFAGGFSLRGSVAWRVGSEPVPGVSNASSQGWIQLVKFF